In a single window of the Arthrobacter sp. StoSoilA2 genome:
- a CDS encoding BadF/BadG/BcrA/BcrD ATPase family protein yields the protein MPDTQAPGTTVWETTPAHNRHLPVMIGLDIGGTKTHGLRFENGKQALEYIAGSANVQNVSRETAQSNLAQLFHHLGQGPIERVYVGAGGIDTAEDAEELRQLIQPFVPEAKIAIVHDSRLLLAAGGVDTGVAVIAGTGSAAWGRNSQCDEARAGGWGYLLGDEGSGYWLGREAVRHSLDLMNRNIAPDALGLALLEACGIDQPSQLIALFHSPGTGRRYWAQRGQLVAATADQGHQPSQRIINQAAQDLARITFQTLTQLEMTGPVILGGGLGRNSTRFQEAFRAALAEWGIHDIRVAPHDPVHGVKRLAAEMP from the coding sequence ATGCCAGATACACAAGCGCCGGGGACGACCGTGTGGGAAACCACGCCCGCACACAACAGGCACCTTCCAGTCATGATCGGCCTTGATATCGGAGGGACAAAAACACACGGGCTGCGTTTCGAAAACGGAAAACAGGCCTTGGAATACATCGCCGGAAGCGCCAATGTCCAGAACGTCAGCCGGGAAACCGCCCAATCCAACCTTGCACAACTGTTCCACCACCTAGGCCAGGGGCCCATTGAACGGGTGTATGTAGGGGCAGGCGGAATCGACACGGCCGAGGACGCCGAAGAACTTAGGCAATTGATTCAACCGTTCGTTCCTGAAGCAAAAATCGCCATCGTTCACGACTCGCGTCTCCTGCTGGCCGCCGGCGGGGTCGACACCGGAGTGGCCGTCATCGCTGGAACGGGGTCGGCCGCCTGGGGACGAAACAGCCAATGCGATGAAGCGCGTGCCGGAGGGTGGGGCTACCTTCTGGGAGACGAAGGCAGCGGCTACTGGCTTGGCCGGGAAGCAGTCCGGCACAGCCTTGATCTCATGAACCGAAACATCGCCCCCGACGCGCTGGGCCTCGCGCTCCTGGAAGCCTGTGGGATTGACCAACCCAGCCAGCTCATCGCACTCTTTCATTCCCCCGGCACCGGGCGGAGGTACTGGGCACAGCGCGGACAACTCGTCGCCGCCACCGCCGACCAAGGACACCAACCAAGCCAGCGCATCATCAACCAAGCAGCGCAGGACCTGGCCCGCATCACCTTCCAGACGCTGACCCAGCTGGAGATGACCGGTCCCGTCATCCTCGGAGGGGGGCTCGGCAGGAATTCAACCCGCTTCCAGGAAGCGTTCCGCGCGGCACTGGCTGAATGGGGAATCCACGACATCCGGGTTGCCCCTCACGATCCGGTGCACGGCGTAAAACGGCTCGCCGCCGAAATGCCCTAA
- a CDS encoding beta-L-arabinofuranosidase domain-containing protein, whose amino-acid sequence MHTAQTSHEALPVAPSRGTLSPLPLHAVTLSKGFWGDRQELNREAIIPHGLSWVTRLGWLGNLEKAATTESFEHRGREFADSEIYKLIEAMSWEHARAGTSGLDDILDTFIGKLDAAQDPDGYLHTLFGRPWQQPRYSDFKWGHELYCFGHLIQAAVANHRATGATTLLDVARKLADHVCVMFGPEGLNKVCGHAEIEVALVELYRVTGETKYLEQAELFIDRRGTGTLPLFEFGRAYWQDDIPVRAATVLRGHAVRALYLAAGAVDVAVETQDTELLEALKLQWHNTVARRTYITGGMGSHHMDEAYGEDFVLPPDRSYCETCAGVASIMFSWRLLLATGEPQYADLIERTLYNVVATSPSADGRSFFYANTLHQRSVAGEAPLNEDGVCIRGGSSGREAWFEVSCCPPNVARTLASLGSYLATSDPTGVQLHQYAAARIQAELAGGTLQVDVETTYPYSGRVIVAVVEAPEAPTSIQFRVPAWAQGATIDSGSGPQQVETGTATVTQVFTPGQRIVLDLPMSPRFSWPDHRIDAVRGCVAIERGPEVFALESVDLPEGWELDQAMVDTKEGIHQDGDSLLVTLKRRQNPADRPWPTIAHNEEPGATATNQVPLVPYHSWAERGSSTMRIWIPTLDSTDLS is encoded by the coding sequence TTGCACACAGCCCAGACATCCCATGAAGCACTCCCGGTTGCCCCCTCCCGTGGCACCCTCTCGCCACTGCCCCTCCACGCCGTCACCCTCTCAAAGGGATTCTGGGGTGACCGGCAGGAACTCAACCGGGAGGCGATCATTCCCCACGGGCTCTCCTGGGTAACCCGACTCGGATGGCTGGGCAACCTCGAAAAGGCGGCCACCACCGAGTCCTTTGAACACCGGGGCCGCGAGTTCGCGGACTCCGAAATCTACAAACTCATCGAAGCAATGTCCTGGGAACACGCCCGGGCCGGTACCTCCGGGCTCGATGACATCCTGGACACCTTCATCGGCAAACTGGACGCAGCCCAAGACCCCGACGGCTACCTCCACACCCTTTTTGGCCGGCCCTGGCAGCAACCTCGCTACTCTGACTTCAAATGGGGCCACGAGCTGTACTGCTTCGGCCATCTCATCCAGGCCGCAGTTGCCAACCACCGCGCCACCGGCGCCACAACACTCCTCGACGTGGCACGCAAACTCGCAGACCACGTATGCGTCATGTTCGGCCCCGAAGGACTGAACAAGGTATGCGGCCACGCCGAAATCGAAGTGGCCCTGGTGGAGCTCTACCGGGTGACCGGCGAGACCAAGTACCTCGAACAGGCCGAATTGTTCATCGACCGGCGCGGCACAGGAACCCTGCCCTTGTTTGAATTCGGGCGCGCCTACTGGCAGGACGATATCCCGGTACGGGCGGCCACCGTGTTGCGCGGACATGCCGTGCGGGCACTCTACCTGGCCGCCGGAGCCGTGGATGTCGCCGTCGAAACCCAAGACACCGAACTGCTCGAAGCCCTGAAGCTCCAATGGCACAACACCGTCGCCCGCAGGACCTACATCACCGGCGGAATGGGTTCGCACCACATGGACGAGGCCTACGGCGAGGACTTCGTTCTCCCCCCTGACCGCTCCTACTGCGAAACCTGCGCAGGCGTCGCCTCCATCATGTTCAGCTGGCGCCTGTTGCTGGCGACCGGCGAACCTCAGTACGCGGACCTGATCGAGCGGACGCTGTACAACGTCGTGGCAACCTCGCCCTCTGCAGACGGCCGATCATTCTTCTACGCCAACACCCTCCATCAGCGCTCGGTTGCCGGAGAAGCGCCGCTGAACGAGGATGGTGTGTGCATCCGCGGCGGCTCCAGCGGGCGCGAGGCTTGGTTCGAAGTCTCCTGCTGCCCGCCGAACGTTGCCAGAACGCTGGCCAGCCTCGGCAGCTATCTCGCAACCTCGGATCCCACCGGTGTTCAGCTCCACCAATACGCCGCGGCGCGAATCCAGGCAGAACTGGCGGGTGGAACCCTGCAAGTGGACGTGGAGACCACCTACCCGTATTCGGGGCGCGTCATCGTTGCAGTGGTAGAAGCACCGGAAGCCCCCACGTCCATCCAGTTCCGCGTCCCGGCATGGGCTCAAGGGGCAACCATTGATTCCGGATCCGGGCCGCAGCAGGTGGAAACGGGCACCGCGACCGTCACCCAGGTGTTCACGCCCGGGCAGCGGATCGTGCTGGACCTGCCCATGAGCCCGCGGTTTTCCTGGCCCGACCACCGGATCGATGCCGTCCGAGGCTGTGTGGCCATCGAACGAGGCCCCGAAGTGTTCGCGCTTGAATCAGTCGACCTGCCCGAGGGCTGGGAACTCGACCAAGCAATGGTCGATACCAAGGAAGGAATCCACCAAGACGGAGACAGCCTCCTGGTCACCCTGAAACGGCGCCAGAACCCTGCCGACCGGCCCTGGCCGACTATCGCACACAACGAGGAGCCGGGCGCAACAGCAACCAACCAGGTGCCCCTGGTGCCCTATCACTCCTGGGCTGAACGGGGGAGCTCCACTATGCGCATCTGGATTCCAACCCTTGATTCCACCGATTTGTCCTGA
- a CDS encoding immunoglobulin-like domain-containing protein, giving the protein MVPSSKALPLGSLLVVVVASALTASTVPAAADGSAGGPALEVTQVIYPVIDTDVHGTTTVPSHWLPTLEVANGGTPDSPESRASYLRFDVKSNIPGTLKDARLEMTLKDPAAAGPTTLTTGFVNNDTWVPTRERAEQPQFEMTGATKLPATDIAGTSASVQVSHGTAKYSAQVGQAALSERAGDGKLSLRVTADQVDPGKVLSFFSDEGGIGDQRPHLVLTTVLTDPKEISDVKQAQRDLASAQALLETNKTATADLPLTSRALSPEAVAWSSWDSDVISDDGKVTRPQKAVGDATVKLDVTVTNGPIKLTDRFEVNVPALETAQTPPASPAAKVETVELEPTVNTLITEKWSNQFNHVQYPQQNLANELTVAPGGSIQAAIDSLAAQGGGVVRLTEGVYTVGTRINLKNLITLVGAGRDYTVIQYEGTGTAIGTTQRILSDVVVKDLTLKGDRGSANLAHGVLLEGVDPVASRHSRIALQNITVKDFTVHGVHMKRSSNIIMSNANIHQNGSANGLYHNVYWLFDNNILQSDVDMSNPVRGKGAKYTSTSNVIVQRAQIRNSTVNGVQADGANDDKILFHKFDITGSGKTALWFIAEIFSNPNQYTEDTANAPRDVIISESKITGNKRGGVWKIASNVTVLNSTFANTDSDLLLMKSYPTLENTTFTHPPQYFTDPSQVPLF; this is encoded by the coding sequence ATGGTCCCATCATCGAAAGCACTTCCGCTCGGAAGCCTGCTGGTTGTCGTCGTTGCCTCCGCGCTCACGGCCAGCACGGTACCGGCTGCGGCCGACGGTTCAGCCGGCGGACCGGCGTTGGAAGTAACCCAAGTCATTTATCCCGTCATCGACACCGACGTCCACGGCACAACCACTGTCCCCAGCCATTGGCTTCCCACCTTGGAAGTTGCCAATGGGGGCACTCCCGACAGCCCTGAATCGCGGGCTTCCTATCTGCGCTTTGATGTGAAATCGAACATTCCGGGCACGTTGAAGGACGCGCGACTGGAGATGACCCTGAAGGACCCGGCGGCGGCAGGTCCGACGACCCTGACCACGGGGTTCGTCAATAATGACACCTGGGTGCCGACCCGGGAGCGGGCCGAGCAGCCCCAATTCGAAATGACCGGAGCCACCAAACTGCCCGCTACCGACATCGCCGGGACAAGCGCATCGGTCCAGGTAAGCCACGGCACAGCCAAGTATTCGGCCCAAGTAGGGCAAGCTGCCCTCTCAGAGCGCGCCGGAGATGGGAAGCTCAGCCTGCGCGTAACCGCAGATCAGGTAGACCCGGGCAAGGTACTGTCATTCTTCTCCGACGAAGGAGGGATCGGAGACCAGCGACCCCACCTGGTTCTGACTACTGTGCTGACGGACCCGAAGGAGATCTCTGACGTCAAGCAGGCCCAAAGGGACCTGGCCTCGGCCCAAGCGCTCCTGGAGACGAACAAAACAGCCACGGCAGACCTGCCGCTGACCAGCCGGGCGCTTTCTCCTGAAGCGGTCGCGTGGTCATCCTGGGACTCAGACGTCATTAGCGATGACGGGAAGGTCACCCGCCCTCAGAAAGCCGTGGGCGACGCCACCGTAAAACTCGATGTCACGGTCACCAACGGGCCGATCAAGCTGACCGACAGGTTCGAGGTCAATGTCCCGGCACTTGAGACCGCCCAAACGCCCCCGGCGTCTCCAGCAGCCAAAGTCGAAACGGTCGAGCTGGAACCCACAGTGAACACTCTGATCACCGAGAAATGGTCCAATCAGTTCAACCATGTCCAGTACCCGCAACAGAACCTCGCCAACGAACTCACTGTGGCCCCCGGAGGTTCAATTCAGGCAGCAATCGACTCACTCGCAGCACAGGGTGGAGGCGTAGTCAGGCTCACCGAGGGTGTCTACACCGTCGGAACACGCATCAACCTGAAAAACCTCATCACCCTTGTCGGTGCCGGCCGTGACTACACCGTCATCCAGTACGAAGGCACTGGCACGGCCATCGGAACCACCCAGCGGATCCTTTCCGACGTGGTCGTCAAGGACCTCACCCTCAAAGGGGACCGAGGCTCGGCAAACCTCGCCCATGGCGTCCTCCTGGAAGGGGTGGACCCGGTCGCCTCGCGGCACAGCCGGATCGCCCTTCAAAACATCACCGTCAAAGACTTCACCGTTCACGGCGTACACATGAAGCGTTCGAGCAACATCATCATGTCCAACGCGAATATCCACCAGAACGGGTCCGCCAACGGGCTGTATCACAACGTGTACTGGCTCTTCGACAACAACATCCTGCAGTCGGATGTGGACATGTCGAACCCGGTCCGCGGCAAGGGGGCCAAGTACACCTCAACGTCCAACGTGATCGTCCAACGAGCCCAAATCCGCAACTCCACGGTCAATGGAGTCCAGGCGGACGGAGCCAACGACGACAAGATCCTCTTCCACAAGTTCGACATCACCGGCTCAGGTAAAACCGCACTGTGGTTCATTGCGGAAATATTCAGCAACCCAAACCAGTACACCGAAGACACTGCAAACGCGCCACGCGATGTCATCATCAGCGAATCGAAAATCACCGGCAACAAGCGCGGCGGCGTCTGGAAGATCGCATCAAACGTCACCGTTCTCAACAGCACGTTCGCCAACACCGACAGCGACCTCTTGCTGATGAAGAGCTACCCCACCCTCGAAAACACCACCTTCACGCACCCGCCACAGTACTTCACCGATCCCTCCCAAGTACCGCTCTTCTGA
- a CDS encoding carbohydrate binding domain-containing protein produces MTELSRRTFVQAASAALASAAIWTLTDATAAQAAPAGSGPLDRLAFGDAASETAHGVAGTLSSTLTGALSQPARILSPTEPAGSWGGTIRFRIKVDPKATTYLSLKFWGEDFAAQEQEWRLQLFIDGKSVGWLDQGPVDGLDQMSLAPRTAGMFYLHTIPLPEKLTSGQTELEVQIRSLGRIWAYGDETSFYKPMTSPSRPIYAAYSHTDPYFAPATDDPFGTPSQRGARPDDSEAAIQRVRDRVLTDQNALFYAKPPASLDPWAWMTLAHGYQWKESPAYNSPLALTKICEAIDATYMAWKANNAVLTASGQQWLGFGRVALALDTLWENLRPLLDQQVTPGSTLVPNPGFEAGTAGWTVTTWRGSGSAVADPAVARSGKSSLKVTANPSGSTGSVVGVTLAGNSRPLVGNGTYRISAWCKTAAATAPGAYLNILFYNSAGAVVQSDRKFFATAGTHDWEQITAELPTPAGAARIRIDLRLEGTGTAWFDDVTLELVNGTPPTSGTLPLRRDAYREMLLASREYWRQNQRHYTNQVQFTSLGVYLCNKGLELLSPADAWPEERAREWIYEAVGLLPLSSGENADGSKKWKLGKQYYIYSEQGLSRELGYVGGYGEITADLLVGMYEAVTTGAIKRDDEKLRARVEQLFLNRGWFRHEGFDEEGHRVMRLESIVGWRNEHYPGEVVYVTPTDKDVTPLQATAAFPSPKLVGWAQQMIQDGQLGPALALLHTDTSARIGLTASRFIMHDLPAFQAAAPSSERLPAGWGRPDFAFADPTTGVIAIKRGDEVLYASLYWRARQAVNRWSRVHLLRPDTERSATVRCEVEFGSATPVGTFTIQDWVCWDYTINDSDGNGLRPGGFAPPGPALHQAYAGDELPIARTPEGMDPKLGATTLGVEAIESGRAPFYRLSYAGYHIAMNTTKDQTFEYKCPATGTGIDCRTGQKTALPNMRRVGPGETVILFDPAIRP; encoded by the coding sequence ATGACTGAACTATCCCGCCGTACCTTCGTGCAGGCCGCCTCCGCGGCCCTGGCATCAGCTGCCATCTGGACTTTGACCGATGCCACAGCAGCCCAAGCTGCCCCAGCAGGGTCCGGGCCCCTGGACCGCCTCGCATTCGGCGACGCCGCCTCGGAAACGGCCCACGGTGTGGCCGGCACCCTCTCATCCACTCTGACCGGTGCCCTGTCCCAACCGGCCAGGATCCTCAGCCCCACCGAACCGGCAGGGTCCTGGGGTGGCACCATTCGTTTCCGCATCAAGGTGGACCCCAAGGCAACCACATACCTGTCGCTTAAATTCTGGGGCGAGGACTTCGCCGCGCAGGAGCAGGAATGGCGCCTTCAGCTCTTCATCGACGGCAAGTCTGTCGGGTGGCTGGACCAGGGTCCTGTGGATGGCCTGGACCAGATGAGCCTGGCACCAAGGACAGCCGGGATGTTCTACCTCCACACCATTCCACTTCCCGAAAAGCTCACCAGCGGCCAAACAGAGCTGGAAGTCCAGATCCGTTCCCTCGGACGAATCTGGGCCTACGGGGACGAAACAAGCTTCTACAAGCCCATGACCAGCCCGTCACGACCCATCTACGCCGCCTACTCACACACCGATCCCTACTTCGCCCCGGCCACCGACGACCCGTTCGGAACGCCGTCTCAGCGCGGTGCACGGCCGGATGATTCAGAGGCCGCCATCCAACGTGTCCGCGACCGGGTGCTGACAGACCAAAACGCCCTGTTTTACGCCAAACCACCAGCCTCGCTCGATCCCTGGGCATGGATGACACTCGCCCATGGATACCAGTGGAAAGAAAGCCCGGCCTACAACTCTCCACTGGCACTCACCAAGATCTGTGAAGCAATTGACGCCACCTACATGGCTTGGAAAGCCAACAACGCCGTACTTACCGCGTCCGGCCAGCAATGGCTCGGATTCGGACGGGTAGCACTGGCCCTGGATACCTTGTGGGAAAACCTCCGGCCACTGCTGGACCAGCAGGTCACGCCAGGGAGCACCTTGGTTCCGAACCCCGGATTCGAAGCAGGCACGGCAGGCTGGACCGTCACCACCTGGAGGGGGAGCGGCTCCGCCGTCGCGGACCCCGCCGTTGCACGCTCCGGCAAGAGTTCCCTGAAAGTAACGGCCAACCCGAGCGGCTCAACCGGCAGCGTCGTGGGCGTCACCCTCGCCGGTAACAGCCGACCCCTTGTCGGCAACGGAACCTACCGCATCTCCGCCTGGTGTAAGACCGCAGCTGCAACAGCGCCGGGGGCCTACCTGAACATCCTTTTCTACAATTCTGCCGGCGCAGTGGTGCAAAGTGACCGAAAGTTCTTTGCAACCGCCGGCACCCACGACTGGGAGCAAATCACCGCGGAACTGCCCACACCCGCCGGTGCGGCCCGCATCCGCATCGACCTGCGCCTTGAGGGAACCGGAACAGCATGGTTCGATGACGTCACCCTTGAGCTGGTCAACGGTACGCCTCCCACGTCCGGCACTCTTCCGCTGCGACGCGACGCGTACCGCGAGATGCTCCTCGCCAGCCGCGAGTACTGGCGGCAAAACCAGCGGCACTACACCAACCAGGTCCAGTTCACCAGCCTGGGCGTATACCTCTGCAATAAGGGACTGGAGCTGCTTTCCCCGGCCGACGCATGGCCGGAGGAACGCGCGCGTGAATGGATCTACGAGGCCGTTGGACTGCTTCCCCTGTCCAGCGGAGAAAACGCCGACGGCAGCAAGAAATGGAAGCTGGGAAAGCAGTACTACATCTACAGCGAGCAGGGCCTCAGTCGCGAGCTGGGCTACGTCGGGGGCTACGGCGAGATCACCGCGGACTTGCTCGTGGGGATGTACGAGGCCGTGACCACCGGCGCCATCAAACGCGACGATGAAAAGCTGCGGGCCCGGGTGGAGCAGCTCTTCCTCAACCGGGGATGGTTCAGGCACGAGGGCTTCGATGAGGAAGGCCACCGCGTGATGCGCCTTGAATCCATCGTAGGCTGGCGCAACGAGCACTACCCCGGGGAAGTGGTCTATGTAACTCCTACTGACAAGGACGTAACCCCGCTCCAGGCAACTGCGGCGTTCCCAAGCCCCAAACTCGTCGGCTGGGCCCAGCAAATGATCCAGGACGGACAACTTGGGCCTGCCCTGGCCCTCCTGCACACCGATACCTCGGCAAGAATCGGACTCACGGCTTCGCGGTTCATCATGCATGACCTCCCAGCTTTCCAAGCCGCGGCCCCCAGCAGCGAACGACTCCCCGCCGGCTGGGGGCGCCCCGACTTCGCCTTCGCCGACCCAACCACCGGAGTGATCGCAATCAAGCGCGGCGACGAAGTTCTGTACGCCTCCCTCTACTGGCGGGCACGGCAAGCCGTGAACCGCTGGTCCCGGGTCCACCTGTTGCGACCGGACACCGAGCGAAGCGCCACGGTCCGTTGCGAGGTGGAATTCGGGTCCGCAACACCTGTTGGCACGTTCACTATCCAAGACTGGGTCTGCTGGGACTACACCATCAACGACAGCGACGGGAACGGACTCCGTCCCGGCGGGTTCGCCCCTCCCGGCCCTGCCCTTCACCAGGCCTACGCCGGCGACGAGCTTCCGATCGCCCGCACACCGGAGGGAATGGATCCGAAGCTTGGAGCCACCACACTGGGCGTGGAAGCCATCGAATCGGGCCGGGCGCCCTTCTACCGGCTCTCCTACGCCGGCTACCACATCGCAATGAACACCACCAAGGACCAAACCTTCGAGTACAAATGTCCTGCAACCGGCACGGGAATTGACTGCCGTACCGGGCAAAAGACAGCACTGCCAAACATGCGAAGGGTCGGGCCGGGAGAAACCGTCATTCTCTTCGACCCAGCAATCCGTCCCTAA
- a CDS encoding flavin reductase family protein: MFHAYPTDTWLGAPKQTFPSSLSADEFKALFRGHPGGVAVITADAGEGPVALTVSSVVSVSAEPPLLIFSVSALSSASEVLSRAETVVVHLLDAHDVDLAKFGATPGANRFDQTHRWSPLATGEAVYDDVRAWVRCAVINRMEVGTSTIIAVHALESRVMRDVHPGEPGDALVYHNRSWHRLGEHSKLEG; this comes from the coding sequence ATGTTTCACGCCTATCCCACCGACACGTGGCTCGGGGCTCCGAAGCAAACCTTCCCGTCCTCCCTCTCCGCCGACGAATTCAAAGCACTGTTCCGTGGCCACCCAGGAGGTGTCGCCGTCATCACGGCGGATGCCGGCGAAGGACCGGTGGCACTGACGGTATCGTCAGTCGTGTCAGTAAGTGCGGAACCTCCGTTGCTGATTTTCTCGGTCTCGGCACTGTCCTCTGCGTCCGAGGTGCTTTCGCGCGCCGAAACCGTCGTCGTGCACCTACTGGACGCGCACGACGTCGACTTGGCCAAGTTTGGAGCGACCCCGGGGGCCAACCGCTTTGACCAGACGCACCGCTGGTCGCCCCTTGCCACCGGCGAAGCGGTGTATGACGATGTCCGCGCCTGGGTGCGGTGCGCCGTGATCAATCGCATGGAGGTGGGGACCTCCACAATCATCGCCGTTCACGCCCTGGAGTCGCGCGTGATGCGTGACGTCCACCCGGGCGAACCGGGCGACGCTCTGGTCTACCACAACCGTTCATGGCACCGTCTGGGCGAGCATTCCAAGCTTGAAGGCTGA
- a CDS encoding methionine synthase, translating to MNTLLPTTVVGSLPKPSWLAQPETLWSPWKLEGDALLEGKQDALRIAIHEQSRRGIDIVSDGEQTRQHFVTTFIEHLSGVDFEQRKTVRIRDRYDASVPTVVGAVRREQPVFVEDAKFLRATTDRPIKWTLPGPMTMVDTLYDDHYKSREKLAWEFATILNQEAKELEAAGVDIIQFDEPAFNVFLDEVKDWGVAALERAAEGLRAETAVHICYGYGIKANTDWKATLGSQWRQYEETFPLLQSSSIDIISLESQNSHVPMDLIELLRGKKVMLGAIDVASETIETPEDVADTLRKALQFVDADKLIASSNCGMAPFPRDVALAKLSALSAGTNIIREELARSAPRVS from the coding sequence ATGAACACACTTTTGCCCACCACCGTTGTCGGAAGCCTGCCCAAACCTTCGTGGCTCGCTCAGCCTGAGACTCTTTGGTCCCCGTGGAAACTGGAGGGAGATGCGCTGCTCGAGGGCAAGCAGGATGCTCTGCGCATCGCCATCCACGAGCAGAGCCGACGCGGCATCGACATCGTCAGCGACGGCGAGCAAACCCGCCAGCACTTCGTCACCACCTTCATCGAGCATCTCAGCGGGGTCGACTTTGAACAGCGCAAGACCGTGCGCATCCGCGATCGCTACGACGCCAGTGTGCCGACCGTCGTCGGAGCGGTGCGCCGCGAGCAGCCGGTATTCGTCGAAGACGCAAAGTTCCTCCGCGCAACCACCGACCGGCCGATCAAATGGACTCTTCCCGGCCCAATGACGATGGTGGACACGCTCTACGATGACCACTACAAGAGCCGCGAGAAGCTGGCCTGGGAGTTCGCCACGATCCTGAACCAGGAGGCGAAAGAACTAGAGGCGGCCGGCGTGGACATCATCCAGTTCGACGAGCCCGCGTTCAATGTCTTCCTCGATGAGGTCAAGGACTGGGGCGTGGCTGCGCTTGAGAGAGCGGCAGAAGGACTGCGCGCGGAGACCGCCGTGCATATCTGCTACGGCTACGGCATCAAGGCGAATACTGACTGGAAGGCGACGCTCGGCTCACAGTGGCGGCAGTACGAGGAAACGTTCCCGCTGTTGCAGAGCTCCAGTATCGACATCATCTCGCTGGAATCCCAGAACTCCCACGTGCCCATGGACCTCATCGAGCTCCTCCGCGGCAAGAAAGTCATGCTCGGGGCAATCGACGTCGCAAGCGAGACCATCGAGACCCCGGAGGACGTCGCCGACACCCTCCGCAAGGCCCTGCAGTTCGTCGATGCGGACAAGCTCATCGCCAGCTCCAACTGCGGCATGGCACCGTTCCCCCGGGACGTCGCACTGGCCAAGCTGAGTGCTCTCAGCGCAGGGACGAACATCATTCGCGAGGAACTCGCCCGCTCCGCCCCCAGGGTGTCGTAA
- a CDS encoding DUF1852 domain-containing protein: protein MADDFTFSITTTPFDEDYSPSEGSRITTNFANLARGEHRQENLRNALTMIRRRFNDLASWDNPDRDRYTLELEIVSVQIEFTADGTDQQFPLFEVLDIQIIDQLNGVRHQGIVGNNFSSYVRDFDFSIVLPAAAGNSGKPTVPGDFGDLHGKLFQQFLDSPACQERFPQPPVVCISVSTTKTYRRTENRHPVLGVEYQQDEFSLTDAYFAKMGLQVRYFMPRGSVAPLAFYFRGDLLNDYSNLQLIGTISTMETFQKIYRPEIYNANSAAAHVYQPSLGEQDYSRTQIAYDRVERSQLAVKQAKYTEEHFITPHKDLLDQWTAKYPALVN from the coding sequence ATGGCAGACGACTTCACCTTCAGCATCACCACCACCCCCTTCGACGAGGACTACTCCCCGTCGGAAGGCTCACGGATTACGACGAATTTCGCCAACCTGGCACGGGGCGAGCACCGCCAGGAGAACCTCCGCAACGCCTTGACCATGATTCGGCGCCGCTTCAACGATCTCGCAAGCTGGGACAACCCGGACCGGGACCGTTACACGCTCGAGCTTGAGATCGTCTCTGTGCAGATAGAGTTCACTGCAGACGGTACGGATCAGCAGTTCCCGCTGTTCGAGGTTCTCGACATCCAGATCATCGACCAGCTGAACGGGGTCCGCCACCAAGGGATCGTTGGGAACAACTTCTCCTCCTACGTCCGTGACTTCGACTTCAGCATCGTACTGCCAGCGGCAGCAGGGAACTCAGGCAAGCCCACCGTTCCCGGGGACTTCGGCGATCTTCACGGCAAACTGTTCCAACAATTCCTCGATTCCCCGGCATGCCAGGAACGCTTCCCACAGCCGCCAGTGGTCTGCATCAGCGTCTCCACGACCAAGACGTACCGGCGAACGGAGAACCGTCACCCGGTTCTGGGCGTCGAGTACCAGCAGGACGAATTCTCGCTGACGGACGCGTACTTCGCAAAGATGGGGCTGCAGGTCCGCTACTTCATGCCACGCGGTAGCGTCGCGCCGCTCGCCTTCTATTTCCGCGGCGACCTGCTCAACGACTACTCCAACCTGCAGCTCATTGGCACGATCAGCACCATGGAGACGTTCCAGAAGATCTACCGCCCGGAGATCTACAACGCGAACTCCGCCGCCGCCCACGTCTACCAGCCGAGCCTGGGAGAGCAGGATTACTCGCGGACCCAGATCGCTTACGACCGCGTAGAACGCAGTCAGCTCGCGGTAAAGCAGGCGAAGTACACGGAGGAACACTTCATCACGCCCCACAAGGACCTGTTGGACCAGTGGACCGCCAAATACCCCGCTCTCGTCAACTGA